From Brassica oleracea var. oleracea cultivar TO1000 chromosome C3, BOL, whole genome shotgun sequence, a single genomic window includes:
- the LOC106331088 gene encoding uncharacterized mitochondrial protein AtMg00310-like produces the protein MIEFWWSNSTNKKKISWVALQKLCKDKELGGLGFKDIEKFNQALLAKQAWRVWKNPESLLARILQHRYFPRYSFLECGIGTRPSYAWRSIQHGRELSSKDWCISLGIVQAQKLGLCVGSSTKFIELHGIDKTPLSI, from the coding sequence ATGATTGAGTTTTGGTGGAGTAATAGTACCAACAAGAAGAAGATATCATGGGTTGCTTTGCAGAAGTTATGCAAAGATAAGGAGTTGGGGGGATTGGGTTTTAAAGACATCGAGAAGTTTAACCAAGCGTTACTTGCGAAGCAAGCTTGGAGAGTGTGGAAAAATCCGGAATCACTCTTGGCTAGGATCTTACAGCACAGGTACTTCCCACGGTACTCTTTTCTCGAATGCGGTATCGGTACCAGGCCATCATATGCTTGGCGTAGTATTCAACATGGAAGAGAACTTTCAAGCAAGGATTGGTGCATAAGCTTGGGAATCGTACAAGCACAAAAGCTTGGACTGTGTGTTGGATCATCGACAAAATTCATAGAGCTCCACGGTATAGACAAGACGCCATTGTCGATTTGA